In one window of Astyanax mexicanus isolate ESR-SI-001 chromosome 18, AstMex3_surface, whole genome shotgun sequence DNA:
- the LOC103023232 gene encoding ras-related protein Rac1-like: METIKCVLVGDKASEKTCLLITFTTNAFPKEYIPNVFDNYISTVMVDSRPFTLKLWDTAGQEDFDRLRPLSYPQTNVFIICFSISDPTSYDNVKLKWYPEVSHHCPNVPFLLVGTKMEEREDPTVLEELKEQKLTPITKQQGETLAQEIGAIKYFECSALQQVGVREVFVEAVRAFLIANANPVPPKQCCMLL; this comes from the coding sequence ATGGAAACCATCAAGTGTGTGCTAGTTGGAGATAAAGCTTCAGAAAAGACCTGTCTTCTAATCACCTTCACCACCAATGCCTTCCCCAAGGAGTACATCCCAAATGTGTTTGACAACTACATCTCAACTGTCATGGTGGATTCCAGACCCTTCACCCTTAAGCTGTGGGACACAGCGGGTCAGGAGGACTTTGACCGACTCCGTCCCTTATCCTACCCACAGACTAATGTCTTTATTATATGTTTCTCCATCTCTGACCCAACCTCTTATGATAATGTCAAGCTTAAGTGGTATCCTGAGGTTTCACATCACTGCCCTAACGTACCCTTCCTGCTGGTGGGCACAAAAATGGAAGAGCGAGAAGATCCAACAGTTTTAGAAGAACTAAAAGAGCAGAAATTGACTCCTATCACCAAGCAGCAGGGGGAGACCCTTGCTCAAGAAATTGGAGCCATAAAATATTTTGAATGCTCGGCTCTACAGCAAGTCGGAGTCAGGGAGGTATTTGTGGAGGCGGTTCGTGCCTTCCTGATAGCAAACGCAAATCCTGTCCCTCCTAAACAATGCTGTATGCTGTTATAA